From the Saimiri boliviensis isolate mSaiBol1 chromosome X, mSaiBol1.pri, whole genome shotgun sequence genome, one window contains:
- the FAM133A gene encoding protein FAM133A translates to MGKRDNRVAYMNPIAMARWRGPTQSAGPTIQDYLNRPRPTWEEVKKQLENKKRGSKALAEFEEKMNENWKKELEKSRQKLLSGNESSSKKKERKRKKKKKSCRSSSPSSSSDSSSSSSDSEDEEKKQGKKRKKKKNRSYKSSQSSTYESESESKESVKKKKKSKDETEKEKDVRSLSKKRKKSYPDDDLSSESSSESDYEEDVQAKKKRRCEEREQAKEKVKKKKKKQHKKHSKKKKKKSGPSHKSR, encoded by the coding sequence ATGGGCAAGCGGGATAATCGGGTAGCCTATATGAATCCTATAGCAATGGCCAGATGGAGAGGCCCAACTCAATCTGCTGGCCCAACAATCCAGGATTATCTGAATCGACCAAGGCCAACCTGggaagaagtaaagaaacaattagaaaataaaaaaagaggctCAAAAGCATTAGctgaatttgaagaaaaaatgaatgaaaattggaagaaagaacttgaaaaaagcaggcagaaattACTAAGTGGAAATGAGAgctcctctaaaaaaaaagaaagaaagagaaagaaaaagaagaaatcttgtCGGTCTTCATCTCCTTCATCAAGCTCTGATTCTTCAAGCAGTTCTTCAGATTCTGAGGATgaggaaaagaaacaaggaaaaaagagaaagaaaaagaagaaccgTTCGTACAAATCATCACAAAGCTCTACATATGAATCAGAATCAGAGAGCAAGGaatctgtaaaaaagaaaaagaagtcaaaggatgaaacagagaaagaaaaggatgtgagAAGcctcagcaaaaaaagaaagaaaagctatccTGATGATGATTTATCATCTGAGTCCTCATCTGAATCAGATTATGAAGAGGATGTGCAAGCCAAAAAGAAGAGAAGGTGTGAAGAGCGAGAACAAGCAAAGGAAAAggtcaagaagaagaagaagaaacagcacAAGAAACAtagtaagaagaagaaaaagaagtctggTCCAAGTCACAAGTCaagataa